From the genome of Geothrix sp. 21YS21S-4, one region includes:
- a CDS encoding DUF4097 family beta strand repeat-containing protein yields MTVSSRWIPLFLAGSALLAQVPPPPPPPAPPAPPAPSIGIDLPTGSRTEQRTEKLAPGSKLWVKNRNGGIRVTGWERDEVSLTAQIRDSEKRRVELVLQRKGQDLDIEALFQQPSWSFGVYVSPRCEMTLQVPRRVLGHFRTTNGTVAVEHLEGYARCEATNGSIQVVDVKGEVHVDTTNGPIEARNLAARIQGSTTNGRIVLEDVLGGIRLETTNGTIKARNLDGWGEGIHLESTNGSIEVELGKATGDLLAENSNGSLDVKVPGAQVIELTKHNVHVKVPGRSQSIRLETTNGSIRVK; encoded by the coding sequence ATGACCGTTTCCAGCCGCTGGATCCCCCTGTTCCTGGCCGGGAGCGCCCTTCTGGCTCAGGTGCCGCCTCCCCCCCCGCCCCCGGCGCCGCCCGCGCCTCCGGCACCCTCCATCGGCATCGATCTGCCCACGGGTTCCCGGACGGAGCAACGGACCGAGAAGCTGGCGCCCGGCTCCAAGCTGTGGGTGAAGAACCGCAACGGCGGGATCCGCGTCACCGGCTGGGAGCGCGACGAGGTCTCCCTCACCGCCCAGATCCGCGACAGCGAAAAGCGCCGCGTCGAGCTGGTCCTCCAGCGCAAGGGGCAGGATCTGGACATCGAGGCGCTGTTCCAGCAGCCCTCCTGGAGCTTCGGGGTCTACGTCAGCCCCCGCTGCGAGATGACCCTGCAGGTGCCGCGCAGGGTCCTGGGCCACTTCCGCACCACCAACGGAACCGTGGCCGTGGAGCACCTGGAGGGCTACGCCCGGTGCGAGGCCACCAACGGCAGCATCCAGGTGGTGGACGTGAAGGGCGAAGTCCACGTGGACACCACCAACGGCCCCATCGAGGCGCGCAACCTGGCCGCCCGCATCCAAGGCAGCACCACCAACGGCCGCATCGTCCTGGAGGACGTGCTGGGCGGCATCCGCCTGGAGACCACCAACGGAACCATCAAGGCCCGCAACCTCGACGGCTGGGGCGAGGGCATCCATCTGGAATCCACCAACGGCAGCATCGAAGTGGAGCTGGGGAAGGCCACCGGCGATCTGCTGGCCGAGAACAGCAACGGTTCGCTGGACGTCAAGGTCCCCGGGGCCCAGGTCATCGAACTGACCAAGCACAACGTCCACGTGAAGGTGCCGGGCCGCAGCCAGTCGATCCGCCTGGAAACCACCAACGGCAGCATCCGCGTCAAATAG
- a CDS encoding acetyl-CoA C-acetyltransferase: MSVYILASARTAVGTFGGALKPLNAVQLGALAIGEALARAGVAADRVEEVVLGNVLQAGSGQNVARLAALKAGLPQAAPAHTPNQVCGSGLKAVALGAQSIRLGDAELTVAGGTESMSNAPYLLPAARWGARMGNAQLIDSMIQDGLWCGHGDTHMGITAESVAAKHGVTREAQDAFALQSQRKAAAAQAAGAFDRETFTVTLPGKKGDVAFSRDEYIKTDASTEGLAKLKPAFRKDGTVTAGNASGINDGAAAVVLASEAAAKDHRPVARILGFAQAGVDPALMGLGPVPAIRKLLAKTGVKLQDIDLFELNEAFAAQSLGVLAELPELDPAKVNLRGGAIALGHPIGASGTRILVTLLHLLQDENKKLGLAALCVGGGQGVAMLVERL, encoded by the coding sequence ATGTCCGTGTATATCCTCGCTTCTGCCCGCACCGCCGTCGGGACCTTCGGCGGCGCCCTCAAGCCCTTGAACGCCGTCCAGTTGGGCGCCCTGGCCATCGGGGAGGCCCTGGCCCGCGCGGGCGTGGCCGCCGACCGGGTGGAGGAGGTGGTGCTGGGCAATGTTCTCCAGGCGGGCAGCGGGCAGAACGTGGCCCGGCTGGCGGCCCTCAAGGCGGGCCTTCCCCAGGCCGCGCCGGCGCACACGCCCAATCAGGTCTGCGGATCGGGGCTCAAGGCCGTGGCCCTCGGCGCCCAGTCCATCCGCCTGGGCGATGCGGAACTCACGGTGGCGGGCGGGACCGAGAGCATGTCCAACGCTCCCTACCTGCTGCCCGCTGCCCGGTGGGGCGCCCGCATGGGGAACGCCCAGCTCATCGACAGCATGATCCAGGACGGCCTGTGGTGCGGCCACGGCGATACCCACATGGGCATCACCGCCGAGAGCGTGGCCGCGAAGCACGGCGTCACCCGCGAAGCGCAGGACGCCTTCGCCCTGCAGAGCCAGCGGAAGGCCGCCGCCGCCCAGGCCGCGGGCGCCTTCGACCGCGAGACCTTCACCGTGACCCTTCCCGGCAAAAAGGGCGACGTGGCCTTCAGCCGCGACGAGTACATCAAGACCGACGCCTCTACCGAGGGCCTGGCCAAGCTGAAGCCCGCCTTCCGGAAGGACGGCACCGTGACCGCCGGGAACGCCAGCGGAATCAATGACGGCGCCGCCGCCGTGGTGCTGGCGTCCGAAGCCGCCGCGAAGGATCACCGCCCCGTCGCCCGCATCCTCGGGTTCGCCCAGGCCGGCGTGGATCCCGCGCTGATGGGACTGGGCCCCGTCCCCGCTATCCGGAAGCTGTTGGCGAAGACCGGCGTGAAGCTCCAGGACATCGACCTGTTCGAGCTGAACGAGGCCTTCGCCGCCCAGAGCCTGGGCGTTCTCGCCGAACTGCCGGAGCTGGATCCCGCCAAGGTCAACCTTCGCGGCGGCGCCATCGCCCTGGGCCACCCCATCGGTGCCAGCGGCACCCGCATCCTCGTCACCCTCCTCCATCTGCTCCAGGACGAGAACAAGAAGCTGGGCCTCGCGGCCCTCTGCGTCGGCGGCGGCCAGGGCGTGGCCATGCTGGTGGAAAGGCTCTAA
- the ftsE gene encoding cell division ATP-binding protein FtsE, with the protein MITLTHVGKQYDRIHTALTDVSFGIEAGEFVFLTGPSGAGKSTLLKLLFREQVPSSGEIQLAGHRLAAMPEKEMPLLRRKLGVVFQDFKLIRSRTIFENVAFVLKVLGVSAAEQKQRTFRALKMVGLQHKLSSYPLQLSGGEQQRVAIARALVNDPLVLLADEPTGNLDPDLAQEIMALFERINGQGTTVVVATHDRSLIQRMKKRVIGLDHGRVAFDQPAPTSLVTV; encoded by the coding sequence ATGATCACCCTCACCCACGTCGGCAAGCAGTACGACCGCATCCACACGGCTCTGACGGACGTGAGCTTCGGCATCGAGGCGGGGGAGTTCGTGTTCCTGACGGGGCCCAGCGGGGCGGGGAAGTCCACCCTGCTGAAGCTGCTGTTCCGGGAGCAGGTCCCGAGCAGCGGCGAGATCCAGTTGGCGGGGCACCGGCTGGCCGCCATGCCGGAGAAGGAGATGCCCCTCCTGCGGCGGAAGCTGGGCGTGGTGTTCCAGGACTTCAAGCTCATCCGCAGCCGCACCATCTTCGAGAATGTGGCCTTCGTCCTGAAGGTCCTGGGCGTGAGCGCCGCCGAGCAGAAGCAGCGCACCTTCCGCGCCCTCAAGATGGTGGGTCTCCAGCACAAGCTGAGCAGCTATCCCCTGCAGCTCTCCGGCGGCGAGCAGCAGCGCGTGGCCATCGCCCGGGCGCTGGTGAATGATCCGCTGGTCCTCCTGGCGGACGAGCCCACCGGCAACCTGGATCCGGACCTCGCGCAGGAGATCATGGCGCTGTTCGAGCGGATCAACGGCCAGGGCACCACGGTCGTCGTGGCCACCCACGACCGCAGCCTGATCCAGCGCATGAAGAAGCGGGTCATCGGCCTCGACCACGGCCGCGTGGCGTTCGACCAGCCGGCTCCCACGAGCCTCGTGACGGTGTGA